Part of the Hippoglossus stenolepis isolate QCI-W04-F060 chromosome 4, HSTE1.2, whole genome shotgun sequence genome is shown below.
TTAAATGTCAACCCATCCAAGAGTTGGTTAAATACTTCTACGTCTTTACCGTTGTTTCGAGGCTGGAACCAGCTGCAGGCAGTGGCCAACATATTTAAAAGTGGTACCGATTTTTTACAGGTCTCAGCAAGAAAGCATATTTCACATAATGTTGACTATTCCTTTAAATGCAGCGCATAACCTACATTTCCCTCCCGTGAATCCGTCATCCTGACCTAAAAAGAGAGGGGGGTTCTTGAACTATCCTTCCACAAACTGTAAAGAGCTCATGGAATTCCTCAGGATTTATCTGTTATTGTTTCTCCTATATTATTCTAACCTTATTAAAAAGACTGTTGGAAAGTTACCTCACAGTGGTCGTCCAGTGTTGCAAATGAGGAAATCGATGCAGTGATTCAGAGGGCGTTCGCCTTTGGGTGACATAATGATGGCTCGATGATCACTTGTGACTTCACTTCCTGGCCTCCCCCCAGGGAAGAAAATGCTTCATGTGATGAAAGTGATCAGACAGAGCAGTTTATTGCATAAGTGGAACATGGCAGCATTATCTTCCTGTTTGGTGCGTATCCTGTGGATGTGACCTTTCATCATCTCCAGGGATGTTGATTACATCCATTACATAAACTGGTTTAACTGGATACGTATGTTTAATGTAACCAGCTTGAATTACATGTTATTTCATGTGAAATATAGATTTTACttgaatttgaaaatgaaaaatattaaattgaatttgtaGCTGCCGGTTGATTGAATTACATGTCCATCAGGATGCCCAGGAGTGTTTTGGGGTGTGCAATGTCACCAACATTTACCAATAAAGACGACACCAATGTCCCTGAAAGTGTAGCAGTGCATTAAAACACAGGCTGGAAGATAGGTTGGTGCTGAATCCTAATACCTCCTGTGTGCTTTgagctttcattttttttacaggatgCAATAGGTGTCTGAGCAGTGCAGCAAGGAGCCGGGCTAATAGTGGGATACTTATTATAGCCCTAGCAACAGGAATGGGATTGGTGGCTGCGGAGAGTGTGCCTGTCAGCTATTGGCTGGCAAGGAGGACCGTTCAAAGCACAGAATTTCATCTCATGAAAGGTTCAGTGCAgcaagctgcagcaggaggctgCAGTCTGAGGGTGGATGATCCAGCAGCTCGCTACTTCAGCTTCAATCGATCCAATTtgaaacacacatatatgctTATTACCAAGATAAACTCGACCCTCGGGTGTGAAACTGCGTGGATGTAAAGTGAAACGTTTAAAAGGTGCAGCTCCCTCCGTCCACTGTTCATCATGAGATGcaggattttttattattatcattttattgcAGCGCTTCTCTGTGTGATCATAAAATCTGTCGTCTTTTGAAGCAACTTTCTCTCAACTGTGCACTAATTCAGTTAACGATTAGCAAAGAGTCTCATTTAAGACATACTGTGGTTGTGCTGTGAGCCGCCAGCGTCTCTGCACTGCAGCTCATACAGACTCCATCTCATATGTTCACCGCACATGCAGTGGTGCAGGcacatacagcacacacacacacataccaatCCAGATATGGATGCAAACACTCACGCTTACCACACAAAGCAGAAATGTGACCTATACAGGGTTACATAAGGTCATATTGACTTCCTCGATCGATGCGAAGGCCGCACACCTCGACAGAAATGTGGAGAATCTCCTCAGTCGTTAACGCAGAGAATGAGAAAGAATGAGCTGCGGTGTTTCCGCTTATGACTGTAAATGGCTCAAATATGgggaataaatgaaaatatagaaaaatacagataaacaaATAACTTTAATGGGCAACAGATGGCAACCAAAACTTCCTCAGAGCATACAGTTTATATCCCATTTTCAGCTATTGCCCCCCCCTACACCGCTTGCTAATTTCAGTTCTATCTAATCTAATTCTTTCCTTGTCAGagcttgtatttgtgttttcctgtcactgaaacaagaaacaacatctgaaataatgacaaaaacaaaacaaaacacaaaccactgagaaaaagaaaaatagtttCAAAAAGGAACACAATGCATGTATTCTTGGCAATGAGTGAAAGTCTCCTGACATGgttttgcaaaaaaatattaaaataaagaaaaacaaagaaatattcagtttgcatttgttttaaaaacacatgacttAAAAATGAAATCGTATAGGATTCAACTCCGTTCCAATATTCATAAGCCGCGTGAGCAGTTTGGCATCGGGATTTCATGTGAATCGTCAGGCGAGCCTTCGAGACCGTCAACCTTATACGacgtttaaaaataaatcaaagcagCTGTGACATAGATGTGAGCTCATGGAGGCTGACTCATGATGGTGACATAATTGGCAAACATGAACAAGGGTGTGTGACTGACCTTAAGGCTTTTGGTTTCTCACTTAAACCATCGCGTCtgaagaaaaaagtaaaactgtCGTCGATAAGGGAAAATAAACCTGCCCCTCTGTctgaatatattaatataatcatCTATAGAACTAGCAGCAATATGAAGATAAATTGGTTCAGCAGCTTTCCGTGCTCTTGCGCAGCTTTTCTACATAGTGTCTAAATGTTTGTTCTGAAGACGTGAATTCTCACATTCTCACTAATCAATAACCAGTTCTAGTGAATCgcctgtgactgtgtgtgtgcatcggTGTTGAATATTCATATCTACAGTGTGTGCTGTACAGAGAGCGGACACATTGAACCACTGACGGGAAAATGTTGCGTTACATCTTGCACACATGCTTGCATGAACGTAAAATACTGGCAGAtaaattcctctttttttttcgcTTAACTTGCAAATGAGGCATTTTAAATCATAATACaggcacaaaaagaaaaaagcacatACCGTACTCAGGCCACAAAACAAAGCGTTGAAAACATGTTCTCAATGAAATGGTTTTCccttaaaaacaaatttacttATGGGTGACAGTACAACAATACACTAGACCACCACGGAAATGGTGCATGTATAATTTAGtcatattcttttttattatcataGCTATTATTTCGGGTTCTTGTGCAACTGCTACATAATGACTCACATTCAAGATATTTTGTCACTCAGGAACAGCTAAAaggtataaaaacaaacaaacaaacaaaaaatgtatactGTCGGAAAGAAAATATGGTCCATGTCTGTGAATCATAAACAGAAACATTGAGCCTGAAAACTTCACCATCATTAAAACTGGATAGCATGACAGAAAAAAGTACTTAAATACTGTTCAAAGAACAAAATATGTCATAATCATACGTCATCGTGACAAACACCAGCTGGTAAGATTAAGTGATCACTGgtgggtttttattttcctttttttttcttgctttttattaacaaattaaatacaCCTATTGCATGTCACTATAGCAACGCCCATTACAGTGTCAATTTTTACGATCACCATTTTGGTATAGCAAATCAAAAAACcataacaaaatgaaataaattagaAATTAGAAATCAACATCAGACAAAGCCTGTTTTTCTCAATCATATGAATACTTAACACGCACAGTATAAGTTAATAAAGTCAagctactgtatataaatacatcacCAGCATGCACAATATTGAATAATCGATATTATTGTTGTCATCATCGTACACTGAAGAAACAGTATAGTAGGCAAgtgcatttaataaaacaaacacagaagtaaACCACAAACTCtgaagctgcttttattttcattttttgtcttatttttatttttttaatcgtTTTTAATATCGTTAAGTCTCTGCCTTTAGTAATCTTCACCTCCAAAAGAATCTATGGTTCCAGTGACTAAACAGACGAATCTGTGAGATGCCAAATACACTTTAGACAGAAAGAGGGGAATCAGTTTTGAATAACTGTTCTTAATTAACATGTAATTAATCCTTTAAAATTTTGGgggacatttttaattaatatttttataactATAATCAGTTTGaaatttttctcttttctcagtGTTTGGTGTGGGTTTAACGTCCATGGCTTTCGGGGCCCGTTCTCATTGCTGTATGTAGACTACTGCTGGAACCAATGCAAACTAGTTTTTGTGAGGCATTCCCATTCAAGCATTTTCTCTCTCAAGTGACTCAAATGCATCTCTATCACGCGAAAAACCTAACTAAGCAGCTTATCTTGACAGAACAAGATCAGTTCCTATGCCAGTGTGAGGCTGCCATTTCAatccaacaacaaccacttcaGGCTGATTGACTGACATATCAGTGGTTTTGGCAAATGTCAAAGAGTAAATCAAGAAGACGGAGGCCCCTTtcaactgtatatatatttctatatatatttaaactaaGATTTAACCTCCACTCTCACCTCTCttttgattcttttcttttaacacatggaaaaataaagaacTGCTGCTGCGGTAGTATCATCGGCAAAAGCTGCTGCCAAAGTCCACCGGCCCTTCATATTTTTTTTCGAAGTGTGGTTTCTCTTTAATTGTTGCCCTCCCCTCCCTCGTCATCCTGCTGGTCACTTGTCCACAGTGTCAAGTTGTCTCGGAGCAGCTGCATGATGAGAGTGGAGTCTTTGTAGGAGTCCTCGTTGAGGGTGTCGAGCTCGGCGATGGCGTCGTCGAAGGCGGTCTTGGCCAGATGACAGGCCTGCTCCGGGGCATTCTGGATCTCGTAGTAAAACACAGAGTAGTTGAGAGCTAAGCCCAGGCGGATGGGGTGGGTGGGCTGCATGTGCTCCTTGCTGATCTCGTGGGCCTCGTTGTAGGCCTTCTCTGACGACTCCACCACGGTGGCTCTCTTCTCGCCTGTGGCCACCTCGGCCAGGTACCGGTAGTAGTCGCCCTTCATCTTCAGGTAGAACACCTTGCTCTCGTGCTGCGTTTCGTTGCAGTTCTTGATCAGGAAGTTGTCCAGGAGGTTGAGCACGTCCTGGCACAcggcctccagctccttctcaaTCTTCTCCCGGTAGGCCCTGACCATCTCAATCTTCTTCTCATTGCCGTCGGCCGAGGTCTTCTGCTCAATGCTGGAGATCACCCTCCAGGAGGAGCGGCGGGCCCCGACCACGTTCTTGTAAGCCACAGACAAGAGGTTCCTCTCCTCGTTGGACAGGGCCTCGTTCAGCTCTGTTACCTGGAAGACGGAGAAAATGGAACATTTAGCCCAAAACTAAGAGCTGAAACCCTGAGTAACAACACTACACTGGACATACATTATAGAAAAATCAATATAAGAACATATAATGTGCGAAAAGCATTATTTCAGGTAAAAAAGCTGAATATGCCAGCTTCTCtaaatcaagtgttttggcgattttctttgttttcaatattGGACCCAAAAAAACTGCAGTAGCTAAAGGGAAATCTCAGTCCCTGCGGCTTGGGGGTTAATATGGCAACCATGAACTGCAACGCCCTCGAATAGAGTCGGACGTTTCGTCCTTGTTTCCTTTCACCTTCCAACAACTGTCTGTGATAAAGGcgtaaaagaagaaaaagaaaatgtacttaTTAGCTAAGCAAACAAAGTCACATTCGCCTCTGGAATACAGTAACAGACATTTTTCTCACAAACCAGTGAACTAATCaagtaataaaacaatgatgaaaataagaataatcatCATTCGGCCCCAATTATAACGAAACACAGTGTTTGTGCATGAGAGGATCTGGAGTAACGCTACCGTCCACAGCAGATAGAAGATGGGCAATATTTCACTTGTCATGTACAATTCCCAGTTTCCATGGCAATCCATTCATTTAGTGCACCAGTAGCTCCGGCTGTCACGTGGACGACAGCTAATGCTAGTTAGTGAGAAATGATATTCAAGATAGTCGGCAGCAGCGGGGGGAGGCCGggacaggaaggagggagggtgggtggggtgggtggggtggggtggtgaGAGGAGGGCTGCAGGAGGCTAAAATGTTCCCACAAGCACTTGGGGGGCAGCTGCACTGTAAATGAAAACCATCACTGCACAGGCGGTTATCGTGTCCCAGTGACCTTCTCTCTGGCTGTAACTGACCTTTTTACCTGTTTAAAACACCACGCCATGACATCACACTTAGCTCGATtgttaaatttagattttgacTGCGTTGCTATAAAAAGGACACATCACTCAGGGTTATTTGATTGGAACAGCAGCCCAGTGATCAATGACTGCACTGAAATATactgatataaaataaaaagaaataggCTTCTAATATTTCCTTGAGGGGTTTTTTTAATCTGGAAATCTGCCTGATGTGCAAACGTTTTCGCATTTCTCAGTTTTGacattctctgctcagacagagGAGCACAAAGATGGTGCAGGATCGCCGACGTCACTCAGCTgagtggatgaagaggagggttgAACCTGGAGAGATGGAGTGGCCTTCATCTGTCTTTCAAAAACTGAAGCACGCATCAATATGTGTGACATTTACCGCAAGAGGAAGCAGATTTCTATCACACTAATGAGCAAtacatcattaaatataatGAAGCGATTATTAGGAAGCTTATTGTGTGTTCGATTTatgatgatttattgatgagACTGACTCAGATATATAATATTCTGACGAGCAGCTGACAATAAATAAACGAGCAATATCTAAACACTAACATGTAAATCTAGAGCTGAAATGTTGGCCGATTACCAGTTTGACGGAAAATGAATAGGCGACAAAACTAATAATCAATATTTCTagatggggttttttttattgggaaATGGCAAAACTTTTTCGATTTTTAGCTtcataaatgtgaatattttatgtGTTTCTAAACCTGAGTTGTCAAAAACTATTTTGGATGAACAAATCAGGATTTAAAGAATGAACACGGCAAATAACCGTTAGCTGCCAGTTTAGCGTGTCCTTAAAAATAATCCAGACAAAGCTATATTTCTGCTGAGGACCACAAACGTGACGGCCTTTCGTTTAGTCATTTCTGGCCGCAATGGCAAGGGATTCCCTGTGTTTAGAGAATAAGAGAACACACCCCTGCAAAAGGGCCCAGTTTGGACCGCACTGACTTGGCAGATTGTTGAAAGGGAAAGGAATCCctccctgcacacacatcaTCCCACCTCCTGCAACCAGAAACCCTTGATGGCAAACGATCCATGGGGGCTCCATCTTTCCCGAGAAACTTAAGACATAGTGTTCCTCCTGTTTAAAGAACATAGGATGGTTTCTGATCTGTACGTGACCTCAAACTGGGCCTGGCGAAACACTCCCAGGGTGCAATTGGTTCCAGTAGGAGCTGGTGTGacacagcagttttttttttaacctactGGTGAATCCAGGTCCCAGGATTTCTTAAGGGGACAGacaaggaggaagaaggaaaaaaaacccagacagGGCTATGTCCTCAACACTCTATGCCTCCAATATAACACAACTTCCTCAAGACTCATTAACCCACAATGGTTTCGAATTGCTGCTGGATATCAGGAGGAATCTGCACATCCGCAGATCGAGACGTGGAGAAATATGAGGAATAAAGTGGACGAGCGAGGAGGAAACAAAGGCTACAATCAAATCTGATCATACTGACTCACTGCAATATGACAAAGAATATTCTAGAGAGATTCTACTGCCTCCTACGTTTGTTTGGAGGAAAGAGCAGCTTCAAGGCTCCTTTTGTggaggattttctttctttgcgtGAGGCACTCCTgcttccccccccaaaaaaagtctTGTACTCTACTGGGACACAGAGGCAGATGCTGATAAtgtatatcattttaattaatgtgacaaagaaaggaggaggaggaggtggaggatgaggaggaggtggaagaagaggaggaggggggtagCAGCAGTTGATAGGCTTTTTCCTGAGCAACCTACCTCACATGGCTCCCAGCAGCAGAGGCGCTTATAAATTCGGTAtaatggagggaggggaggtggggtgGCAAAAGTGGGAGAAGGGGTGGGGGGACCCAGCACATACAATGGAGCAGGGGCCATTATATGATAAGAGCCCCCTTATTAACTGAGGCATAGAGCTCAGGCCCGTGCGCGTTTTCATTGTAACGTGCCTTGACAGAAAGGCACCGCCCAAGGAGCAGACGAGTTGGACTTTCCTCCTCAGAAAACTAATACAATAAACCGCACTGGGCTGTGGGTGAATTCTGTGAGAAGATAACTAACACGTTGATTAGGACATTTCCCTGTGGTCCCTGCTTGTATAGTGCGGTAACATCGAGTTGAACCCAGACCCAGCCACACTCTCTCCGCGGTGGAGACAGCCGGACGCGCCTTTTACGCACGCGGAGCAGcggttaaaaaacacacacttcacacgCGTCCGTGTCACATTTACGACGATTTCTGAATGAACTTACCGATTTCATAGCTGCAGCCATGTCATCGTATCTCTCAGCCTGCTCAGCCAGCCTGGCTTTCTGCACCAGCTGCTCGCGGTCGACCATGTTTGTGGATGAGGTTTGGTTGCTGTGCAGAGCCGCTTCTACTCGGCTTTTGGGGATGAAATGATTGATATTGTCAATCGCAATGCAGTGAAATCCTACGCGAGCCTCACGCTGCAGCTGTTCCCTGCTGTCTGTCTATGCTCCGCGCAGACGGgacaccctctcctctcctctctctctctccctccctccctcctccctcccttcctcctcgcTCACTCTCCCTCGGCTGCGTCATGGCTCAGAAAGGTGGGTGTCTGTGCCAGTGATGTAACAGCCCGTACATGGGAACCAGAGGGGCCAGGCGTACAGGGACGGATGGATGCAAGGGAGCAGCTCTGGGCGAAAGGCCCTGTGGGAAATGGAGTCCTGGGTGGGCGCCACACTGCAGCCAGGAGCCAGATAAGTCTGACTTAACATGGGGAGGCCGATAGAATCTGCAGTCGCTGAGCACTTAAAGAACTATACTCATCATGGGTGGGGCCTGGGGTATTTGTGGCAAGGATTTCACAGCCCATTAGAAACATTCCTCTGAGGTCCAGGCTCATGTTGGCATCATGACGtcacatcatttctgcagatttgtcagatACACACCCATGCAGACTCGGAGTGGACAGGCAGGAGGAAAGGGAAGATTGTTGGTGGGTTGTTCTGGTTGTTTGGCAAAAAAGCACCAGCGACACAATCTCTTTGATAATAGAGGATAAGACTACAGCTTCTAGAGGTAGGCGAACTTAATCACGACCAACTCCACTTGAACCCAACAACTCTGAAGCATGACGATGCAGAATGTCAGGCATCATTTAGATGACATCACTGGGATGtaagtgaggaagaggagaatgaAAAGACCTGGTGGAGAACAGAGAAAGGAAGGGAAGCTGAAAAAGGCCCAAGCTGATGTGAACCAAACGTGTCAAAGTCAGCACGTCATTCAAAACAAGCTCACAGGTTAGTGAAGAACAAGAAGTTGATGGTAAAGAAGCAGGGATACATGCTAGTTACAGTCTCACATAAAGCATATATACGTTTAATATATGATTAAGAAATAGAAGAAGTAGCAGGAGCAGCCCagtagttttatatttattcatgtttaagggttttaatatattttttagttcattcatttgcaataaaaatagattttgagGATCTATGAAAACTCATTGTGAGGTGGCAGAGAAAAGTGCAGTATCAGAGCTTCTCTAATAATCACTAACACAATTTTTAAGTTGCACTTCATTGCACTGAATTGGAAAGGATTTTCCAGAAAATATAGTGATTTACAGTTTGTGCCACTCATtgtcatgttcatgaaaccagtttgagatcTTTTCTTTATGACATGTGCTGTGTCATTGTGCTGGAGGTAGAAGTTGTCAATAAATCCaatgaaagacagaaaccaACAACGAGTGTCTCCAAAACCAGATTGAGATTTTTGTGGGTTCTATTTTAAAGtgatattttaacttttacacaAGGATCTGAATACTTCGACCTTCCACCCTGAAGGAATCTGTTCAGCTCAATGAGTCATTCAAGTCTCTGTGTGGAGTCCTTGGGCAAATTAGCTGTAGGAGTTACTTTAGCAGCTTACAGCGCTCTCTTGTGGATACAAATGGAAGTGAAAGTCTGTAAGAATGGGATTTTCTATTGTAAGAGTAAGATTTTTAAAACCATTCATCAAGAGACCATTCTCAGGTCACAAGCTCTGACCTAGAATAACCACCCGGTGGCAGAGGACAGTTCAATACAGTtcaactgtatttattcattttgggACGATTGTCGGCAGCAGCTCAAAACCCAGCAGATGAAAGGAAGAACAATAATTTCGAATCACAAAGCTAAATTAATCAACTTTAAAGGcctatgaaatatataaataaataaaaatatctaaaGAAGATACACAAAGTAttgatgcaacaaaaacaaatgaatgtagaggaatttaaaaaatgacaacaggcaaaaaacaaaaaagccacAAAAACCTAATGAACAACTGAAGGGGAACACATGTACTATAATATGCTGAGTTGTCGAATTTTTTCAAAGGTGGTACTTGAAATGAACAAGGGGCATGAATACTAATGTTGTTTATTTCCCCTATGAGATAAATATAAACATCAAATGTGAATCAACCCAAATTAGAATTAcagtaaaatatacaaatgaatgAACCAACTTGAACGGctgtaggttttattttttaaagcaaacactTGGTGTCAAATGGATGAAATGCTGTCGGGCGTTTTCATCCTTGGTTCGACCTGTCGGTGTTCTTACCGACAGTTATCTCGCTCACAGATAAAGGTATATAAAccaatccacacacacacacacacacacacacacacacacacacacacacacacacacactgattcgttaaacctctctccctctctgcagcaggagattatcacctgctgacctgctctgAGGTCAAGAAGGGTTGACTTTCAGCGACATGTAAACTGGGTCAAGTCACTATATCGCTGCTGCCTCACACTTAATCACATATGACTATTGTTCTTAAAGTGCTTGATCTATAGAAGGAAAATTAGTTTTattcttcagttttttgtttctcAAGCATTTTATTTCTTACGAGTAGATGAACACAGGCCTTTAAGACCTGAAACTATGCAAAAAATCTTAATGTATCCCAATGCTTCAActtgttcttttacttttatattcCAGTGCTCCTTCATTATTACCTTTTCATCTGAGCCCGCCTTTTGGACTGTATCCAAGCCAAGTCATCATCATGTGCAAAAACAATGTACCAAAAATGAAATGGTTGCTGTGCCTCAACTCTTTCAACCGTTTATTTTACAACCAAACAGTCAGAATGAGTGAAGAAGACACCGAACAGAGGCacaaatatagataaatataagTCTTTCAACTTGTTTgtcatataaatatacaatcTAAGGCCTCTAGTTGGACATTTAGGGACAAAAACTGTTTGGAGGCCTAAAGCAAGTTCTAGCTGAAGCATCCGTTCACAGATAAAGGAGGACGTGGCCATGAGGACATCTCTCAGCAGCCACACGTCAGTTAGAAGCAgccaaataaaactaaataacataacaataacaaaacagaaaacatgtggCTCCCATATACTTTGCATGACGAGTCTTGCAGCGCAACAGGCAGTGCTGAACT
Proteins encoded:
- the ywhag2 gene encoding 14-3-3 protein gamma-2, yielding MVDREQLVQKARLAEQAERYDDMAAAMKSVTELNEALSNEERNLLSVAYKNVVGARRSSWRVISSIEQKTSADGNEKKIEMVRAYREKIEKELEAVCQDVLNLLDNFLIKNCNETQHESKVFYLKMKGDYYRYLAEVATGEKRATVVESSEKAYNEAHEISKEHMQPTHPIRLGLALNYSVFYYEIQNAPEQACHLAKTAFDDAIAELDTLNEDSYKDSTLIMQLLRDNLTLWTSDQQDDEGGEGNN